The Pseudomonas berkeleyensis genome includes a region encoding these proteins:
- a CDS encoding dienelactone hydrolase family protein: MTSRKLDEFDPLDDFTPRTITLDGITKVVQVSGSGPAVIVMPELPGISPYMARFARWVREAGFTVYMPSLYGRDGDPSNLEATQEIFRKICVSAEFHAFAGAGSSPVTQWLRALARQAHAECGGPGVGAIGMCFSGNFALSMMLEPVMLAPVLAQPSLPIDYPAKLESSDEELARIKARLDRDGLDVLAYRFAGDRICQAQRFAAYQRALGEHFIARELPDNAANQEVPEFFEKVVQTPHSVVTVHLIDEAGQPTRAARDEILAFFRQKLVPGA; encoded by the coding sequence ATGACATCCAGAAAGCTCGACGAATTCGATCCACTCGATGATTTCACCCCGCGCACCATCACCCTCGACGGCATTACCAAGGTGGTGCAAGTCAGCGGCAGCGGCCCAGCGGTGATCGTGATGCCCGAGCTGCCCGGCATCAGTCCGTACATGGCACGTTTTGCCCGCTGGGTGCGCGAAGCCGGCTTCACCGTCTACATGCCTTCGCTGTACGGCCGCGATGGCGATCCCTCCAACCTGGAAGCAACCCAGGAAATCTTCCGCAAGATCTGCGTCAGCGCCGAGTTCCACGCCTTCGCCGGTGCCGGGTCGAGTCCCGTGACGCAATGGCTGCGCGCCCTGGCACGGCAGGCCCACGCCGAATGTGGCGGCCCGGGCGTGGGCGCGATCGGTATGTGCTTTTCCGGCAACTTTGCCCTGAGCATGATGCTTGAACCGGTCATGCTGGCTCCGGTTCTGGCCCAGCCGTCGCTGCCGATCGACTACCCCGCCAAGCTGGAGAGCAGCGACGAGGAGCTCGCCAGGATCAAGGCACGCCTCGACCGCGACGGACTGGACGTACTGGCCTACCGTTTCGCGGGCGACCGCATCTGCCAGGCACAGCGCTTCGCCGCTTACCAACGTGCGCTGGGCGAGCACTTCATCGCCCGCGAGTTGCCCGACAACGCGGCCAATCAGGAGGTACCCGAGTTCTTCGAGAAGGTGGTGCAGACGCCGCACAGCGTGGTGACCGTGCACCTGATCGACGAGGCCGGGCAACCAACCCGCGCCGCACGCGACGAGATTCTCGCCTTCTTCAGGCAGAAGCTGGTGCCCGGCGCCTAG
- a CDS encoding DUF6160 family protein produces the protein MQRYGWFAALVLGSSPVWAMQALDDDGLANVSGRGGISIETAGGGWSAESLEYREDGQSLRLEGVSSRPQQAGSFSTTKIDVIDDRLHVEHQGRPNELAVNNIGFAGSDKSFGAFRAFYTLGASLKLSGGGASGVAGFSVDGSRLSLDAVTFYYRDNGFDLIVRNASFDAYLNNAYLDIVSGGNGSAVRLDLGDTRFVAHIGGIGLDLAHGDPLAGVAVTPGAPDTRHPDHARSFGQLDMDLRLGGSIRIAGGGANGQGLRLIPQITFANSLFQYKDDGVLRAENFAGVLSSQNGITLDLVEDGSGRYAQLAFQDLKLNASLGGLIIGNPNNQKIGSLALDLNFQDQGARQNWFKLRPGGDPNSGLKGITADVSWNMVSSSVSLTDNGNSMWFSGLRTHGSGQLTVDLTKSCVGGSSAGCYAGSANTQPGSSGYDGHFDGLRLGLKNVKGSYSFDGLRVGRADAPLQGGTELLVLLEIFPAYDFTLNGQLTLRPGGASGDGVRYNADFVVTDANAAITVDEAGKGLWLAGTRYDMHFRDGSLDVTQNGVQLSKGTYWSTLDVHDVRWGDRNTGQSLGRIVLRRYEQGSTLSLSSGGAGALCVGGSGASASACTASGGRWEDRGNEGLTAGLKNVFVRDTSGNPADSVSTSEKRNQLIIETDRVGGVNGTGAQLVVDNFHTSDANPSDANANSYGVRVDLNLDVAPTKVCNKGASGCPPVSPDPLGFAVNGRVHFKEINIDRIQNVHPTGGAVTSMYGMKLQNADIRANLTATPIN, from the coding sequence ATGCAGCGTTACGGATGGTTTGCGGCGCTCGTTCTTGGCAGCTCACCGGTCTGGGCCATGCAGGCGCTGGATGACGACGGCCTGGCCAATGTCAGTGGCCGTGGCGGTATCAGCATCGAAACCGCCGGTGGTGGCTGGTCGGCAGAGAGCCTCGAATACCGCGAGGATGGCCAGAGCCTGCGCCTCGAGGGTGTGTCCAGTCGGCCGCAGCAGGCCGGCAGCTTTTCCACCACGAAGATCGACGTGATCGATGACCGCCTGCATGTCGAGCATCAGGGCCGCCCGAACGAGCTGGCGGTGAACAACATCGGTTTTGCCGGCAGCGACAAGAGTTTTGGTGCCTTTCGCGCGTTCTACACCCTCGGCGCCAGCCTCAAACTCAGCGGTGGTGGCGCCAGTGGCGTGGCCGGTTTCAGCGTCGATGGCAGCCGGCTGAGCCTGGATGCGGTGACCTTCTATTACCGCGACAACGGTTTCGATCTGATCGTGCGCAATGCCTCGTTCGATGCCTACCTGAACAACGCCTATCTGGACATCGTCAGTGGCGGCAATGGTTCGGCGGTGCGCCTCGACCTCGGCGATACGCGCTTCGTCGCGCATATCGGCGGCATCGGCCTGGATCTGGCGCATGGCGATCCGCTGGCCGGCGTTGCGGTCACCCCAGGCGCTCCGGATACGCGGCACCCCGACCACGCACGCAGCTTCGGTCAACTGGATATGGATCTGCGCCTTGGCGGCAGCATTCGTATCGCCGGCGGGGGAGCCAATGGCCAGGGGCTGCGCCTGATTCCGCAGATCACCTTCGCCAACAGTCTGTTCCAGTACAAGGACGACGGTGTGCTGCGCGCCGAGAATTTCGCCGGCGTGCTCAGCAGCCAGAACGGCATCACGCTCGACCTGGTCGAGGACGGCAGTGGACGCTATGCCCAGTTGGCCTTTCAGGATCTCAAGCTCAACGCCAGCCTCGGCGGTCTGATCATCGGCAATCCCAACAATCAGAAAATCGGCAGCCTGGCGCTGGATCTCAACTTCCAGGATCAGGGCGCCCGGCAGAACTGGTTCAAGCTGCGTCCGGGCGGCGACCCCAACTCCGGGCTCAAGGGCATTACCGCGGATGTGTCATGGAACATGGTCAGCAGTTCGGTTTCGCTCACCGATAACGGCAACAGCATGTGGTTCAGTGGCCTGCGCACCCATGGCAGTGGTCAGCTTACGGTTGACCTGACCAAGAGCTGCGTGGGCGGTAGCAGTGCTGGTTGCTACGCCGGTAGTGCCAATACCCAGCCCGGCAGCAGCGGTTATGACGGCCATTTCGACGGCCTGCGCCTGGGCCTGAAGAACGTCAAGGGTAGCTACAGCTTCGATGGCTTGCGGGTCGGTCGCGCCGATGCGCCGTTGCAGGGTGGCACCGAGTTGCTGGTGCTGCTGGAAATCTTCCCGGCCTACGACTTCACCCTCAACGGCCAACTGACCCTGCGTCCCGGTGGGGCGAGCGGCGATGGCGTGCGCTACAACGCCGACTTCGTCGTCACCGATGCCAATGCCGCGATCACCGTCGACGAGGCCGGCAAGGGCTTGTGGCTGGCCGGCACCCGCTACGACATGCACTTTCGCGATGGTTCGCTGGACGTGACTCAGAATGGCGTGCAACTGAGCAAGGGCACCTACTGGTCGACGCTGGATGTGCACGATGTGCGCTGGGGGGATCGCAACACGGGGCAGAGTCTCGGTCGTATCGTGCTACGTCGCTACGAGCAGGGCTCGACCCTCAGCCTCAGTTCCGGTGGCGCGGGGGCTCTGTGCGTTGGTGGCAGTGGCGCCAGCGCATCGGCCTGTACCGCCAGCGGTGGGCGCTGGGAGGATCGCGGCAACGAAGGGCTGACGGCGGGGCTGAAGAACGTCTTCGTGCGCGATACCTCGGGCAATCCCGCGGACAGCGTGTCGACCAGCGAGAAGCGCAACCAGTTGATCATCGAGACGGATCGGGTGGGGGGCGTCAACGGCACTGGGGCACAACTGGTGGTGGACAACTTCCACACCTCCGATGCCAATCCGAGCGATGCCAATGCCAACAGCTATGGTGTACGCGTAGACCTCAATCTGGACGTGGCGCCGACCAAGGTCTGCAACAAGGGCGCCAGCGGTTGCCCGCCGGTGTCGCCTGACCCGCTGGGGTTCGCCGTCAACGGCCGGGTGCATTTCAAGGAAATCAACATCGACCGCATCCAGAATGTCCACCCCACTGGCGGGGCGGTCACCTCCATGTACGGCATGAAACTGCAGAATGCCGATATCCGCGCCAACCTGACCGCTACGCCGATCAACTGA
- a CDS encoding DUF6160 family protein, which produces MTCARTAVVLLSLLPALALAEMQALDDSTLSEMSGQGGVYLSGEFSINKDGGVLWGTPATNNPAQWTANQRSCALAGATSPESCGMRVAVRSGANAGWYVLDNLKGIFSFEGLTLDTRTLTSASGEREVLALGLPNEIRFKDGNFSFGVASQGGWKNKALSAANGGDPSYQQTNIFSAKIDGSIRMQGSVLVFPTN; this is translated from the coding sequence ATGACCTGCGCTAGAACGGCTGTAGTGCTGCTGTCGCTGCTGCCGGCGTTGGCGCTGGCGGAAATGCAGGCACTGGACGACAGCACCCTCAGCGAGATGAGCGGGCAGGGCGGGGTTTACCTGTCCGGCGAGTTCAGCATCAACAAGGACGGTGGTGTGCTCTGGGGCACGCCGGCGACCAACAACCCGGCGCAGTGGACGGCCAACCAGCGCAGTTGCGCTCTGGCTGGCGCGACCAGCCCGGAGAGCTGCGGCATGCGTGTGGCCGTGCGCTCCGGTGCCAATGCCGGCTGGTACGTGCTGGACAACCTCAAGGGCATCTTCAGTTTCGAAGGCCTGACCCTGGATACCCGCACGCTCACCAGCGCCAGTGGCGAGCGCGAGGTGCTGGCGCTGGGGCTGCCCAACGAGATCCGCTTCAAGGACGGCAACTTCTCCTTCGGCGTGGCCAGTCAGGGCGGCTGGAAGAACAAGGCGCTGAGCGCGGCCAACGGCGGCGACCCGAGCTATCAGCAGACCAACATCTTCTCGGCCAAGATCGACGGCAGCATCCGCATGCAAGGCAGCGTGCTGGTGTTTCCCACGAACTGA
- a CDS encoding DUF6160 family protein: protein MRQSFRFAKHAQVLLCAGLMSASVHASMVELEDSELSDVTGQAFINLSTDSHSGLNFTKIDFGVKVETQMNIKKLELGNYSRSGETMPADLSINNFALGTVGPNDTINPFLINNPYLELAYNGNRVVGVRIGFGEAQGFLSGDINSFTGNLAIDIYGKGSYLGDKITCGWDFIVCLPAKGLVSGVWADEEFKAQATLVNGQGGADPVRATKAGLVNGTQLAMPDNSQFANFLLGLFTSQNCNLLGVTTCFNLADYKTLPVGKFDTNTNQFLDTSKGVFISLQTENVPWRDQQNAGQFINALAGAFMNMPRNADGSGAVTLSFQQALEGILRRDTCLGSAVSGC, encoded by the coding sequence ATGCGGCAGTCCTTTCGCTTTGCCAAACACGCTCAGGTACTGCTCTGTGCCGGTCTGATGAGCGCTTCTGTCCATGCCAGCATGGTTGAGCTGGAAGATAGTGAGCTTTCGGATGTCACCGGGCAGGCGTTCATCAACCTCAGTACCGACTCTCATTCTGGGTTGAATTTCACCAAGATCGATTTCGGCGTGAAGGTGGAAACCCAGATGAACATCAAGAAGCTGGAGTTGGGGAATTACTCGCGAAGCGGCGAAACGATGCCGGCCGATCTGTCGATCAACAACTTCGCGCTCGGAACGGTCGGCCCCAATGACACCATCAATCCCTTCTTGATCAATAACCCTTATCTCGAACTGGCCTACAACGGTAATCGGGTAGTCGGGGTACGTATCGGCTTCGGCGAGGCTCAGGGATTTCTGTCAGGCGACATCAACAGCTTTACCGGCAATCTGGCGATCGATATCTACGGTAAGGGCAGCTACCTCGGCGACAAGATCACCTGCGGCTGGGACTTCATCGTCTGTCTGCCAGCTAAGGGGCTGGTCAGCGGTGTCTGGGCTGACGAAGAGTTCAAGGCACAGGCGACGCTGGTCAACGGCCAGGGTGGCGCTGACCCAGTTCGCGCAACCAAGGCCGGGTTGGTCAATGGAACCCAGCTCGCCATGCCGGACAACAGCCAGTTCGCCAACTTCCTGCTGGGGTTGTTCACCTCGCAGAACTGCAATCTTCTGGGGGTGACCACCTGCTTCAACTTGGCAGACTACAAGACTCTCCCTGTGGGCAAGTTCGATACCAATACCAACCAGTTTCTCGACACCTCCAAGGGCGTGTTCATTTCCCTGCAGACGGAAAACGTGCCTTGGCGCGATCAACAGAATGCCGGACAGTTCATCAATGCGCTGGCCGGCGCCTTCATGAACATGCCGCGCAATGCCGACGGTTCGGGTGCCGTGACGCTGTCATTCCAGCAGGCGCTGGAGGGCATTCTGCGCCGCGATACCTGCCTTGGTAGCGCCGTCTCGGGGTGCTGA
- the mksB gene encoding Mks condensin complex protein MksB: protein MIDPKRVLRALAEHWTLLEPLCERFDAGTLSLVELRGQLAAQLPDATPSDTTALLDTWIRLDILVPVAKSPNRFELNAQIHDFLAYLRREHRLGLCLEIEAYLRHLERLAGYIQDAFEVRDANDLARQLRLLDMRVRDVLKKLANDEQALVGVADRAKTSDRQIPLRQRYAEVLATWDEYVEPMIQLVAADGAFEQGVRRVEQVLLRLLGDQQRLGQLVDDDLLLRTHARILEMQTTAQLTLRKARELLLPLREEARRHNAVTRGAALALSVIRKKGIDAVPQAAMPLFTRPQSNFLGSASQVEAYVYALARFEAKPAHFPKASGSRKGGAPKAPKTAREMIERCEQSLPLPDLMTWLLEQEPEGATDELLYWFSRLSRESRFQRERLERRQYLTRDHEVSLASFALVGQPNG from the coding sequence ATGATCGATCCCAAGCGCGTTTTGCGCGCCCTCGCCGAACACTGGACGTTGCTCGAACCGCTCTGCGAGCGCTTCGATGCTGGCACCCTGAGCCTGGTCGAGCTGCGTGGCCAACTCGCCGCGCAACTGCCCGACGCCACGCCCAGCGACACCACTGCCCTGCTCGACACCTGGATTCGCCTGGACATCCTCGTGCCAGTGGCCAAGAGCCCCAATCGTTTCGAGCTCAACGCGCAGATCCATGATTTTCTCGCCTATCTGCGCCGCGAGCATCGCCTCGGCCTGTGCCTGGAGATCGAAGCCTACCTGCGCCACCTGGAACGCCTGGCCGGCTATATCCAGGACGCCTTCGAGGTACGCGACGCCAACGACCTGGCGCGCCAACTGCGCCTGCTCGATATGCGCGTCAGGGACGTCCTCAAAAAGCTGGCCAACGACGAACAGGCGCTGGTCGGCGTGGCCGACCGGGCCAAGACCAGCGACCGGCAGATTCCCCTGCGCCAACGCTACGCCGAGGTGCTCGCCACCTGGGACGAATACGTCGAGCCGATGATCCAGCTGGTCGCCGCCGACGGCGCCTTCGAGCAGGGCGTGCGCCGCGTCGAACAGGTGCTGCTGCGCCTGCTCGGCGACCAGCAGCGCCTCGGCCAGCTGGTCGACGACGACCTACTACTGCGCACCCATGCGCGCATTCTGGAGATGCAGACCACCGCCCAGCTGACCCTGCGCAAGGCCCGCGAACTGCTGCTGCCGCTGCGCGAGGAGGCCCGTCGGCACAACGCCGTGACCCGCGGCGCGGCGCTGGCGCTGTCGGTGATCCGCAAGAAGGGCATCGACGCCGTGCCGCAGGCCGCCATGCCGCTGTTCACTCGGCCGCAGAGCAACTTCCTCGGCAGCGCCAGTCAGGTCGAAGCCTACGTCTACGCCCTGGCTCGTTTCGAAGCCAAGCCGGCGCACTTCCCCAAGGCCAGCGGCAGCCGCAAGGGCGGTGCGCCCAAGGCACCGAAGACCGCGCGGGAAATGATCGAACGCTGCGAACAGTCCCTGCCGCTGCCGGATCTGATGACCTGGCTGCTGGAACAGGAACCGGAAGGCGCTACCGACGAGCTGCTCTACTGGTTTTCACGCCTGTCGCGCGAATCGCGCTTCCAGCGTGAACGCCTGGAGCGCCGCCAGTACCTGACCCGCGACCATGAGGTCAGCCTTGCCTCCTTTGCCCTGGTAGGCCAGCCCAATGGCTGA
- the mksE gene encoding Mks condensin complex protein MksE: MNIDLKEMTQLAAAFRDLFKGYHISRSEPECYAQLSSMQDEYRALFRALGFELVCDPRGFYYFVPEQVAPQVNKTAQRLALFTFILVEHLADQGRDPLSVLDGGSIGRDELPALLDKYRDLFLQAEVTTFEELEDKIIRRLTQLGFAEDSNGVYRFLPPMHRFLDVCLSVQHDRDLAASLHSSDLPLPAPVLLDDDGDTDTAVAIDTEESEEDALARAMAEERAAQEMDA; the protein is encoded by the coding sequence ATGAACATCGATCTAAAAGAAATGACCCAGCTCGCGGCCGCCTTCCGCGACCTGTTCAAGGGCTACCACATCTCGCGCAGCGAGCCGGAGTGCTACGCCCAGCTGTCCAGCATGCAGGATGAGTATCGTGCACTGTTCCGCGCCCTCGGCTTCGAGCTGGTCTGCGACCCGCGCGGCTTCTACTACTTCGTCCCCGAGCAGGTCGCCCCGCAGGTGAACAAGACCGCCCAACGCCTGGCGCTGTTCACCTTCATCCTCGTCGAGCACCTGGCCGACCAGGGCCGCGACCCGCTCTCCGTACTCGACGGCGGCAGCATCGGCCGTGATGAGCTGCCAGCACTGCTGGACAAGTACCGCGACCTGTTCCTGCAAGCCGAAGTGACCACCTTCGAGGAACTGGAAGACAAGATCATCCGCCGTCTGACCCAACTCGGCTTCGCCGAGGACAGCAACGGCGTGTACCGCTTCCTCCCACCGATGCACCGTTTCCTCGACGTCTGCCTGTCGGTGCAGCACGACCGTGACCTGGCCGCCAGCCTGCACAGCAGCGACCTGCCACTGCCGGCGCCGGTACTGCTGGACGATGACGGCGACACCGACACGGCAGTTGCCATCGATACCGAGGAATCCGAGGAAGACGCCCTGGCCCGCGCCATGGCCGAAGAACGCGCCGCACAGGAGATGGACGCATGA
- a CDS encoding saccharopine dehydrogenase family protein translates to MKKNVLIIGAGGVAKVVAHKCAQHNDELGRIAIASRNISKCQAIIDSVQAKGGLKQPGEIKAYALNALDVEATKALIRETESQIVINVGSAFLNMSVLRACIDTGVAYLDTAIHEDPSKICETPPWYGNYEWKHLAECQEKGVTAILGVGFDPGVVNSYAALAQQQYFDKIESIDILDVNAGSHGKYFATNFDPEINFREFTGTVYSWQNSQWTPNSMFEVKRTDDLPVVGVQNLYLTGHDEVHSLSKHLDVPNVRFWMSFGDHYINVFTVLKNLGLLSEQPVKTAEGLEVVPLKVVKAVLPDPASLAPGYTGKTCIGDLVKGTKDGQPRELFIYNVADHEEAFAETDSQGISYTAGVPPVAAALLVARGEWDAQRMVNVEELPAEPFLKLLDGMGLPTRIKDEHGDRPWDQAL, encoded by the coding sequence TTGAAGAAGAATGTTCTGATCATTGGTGCAGGAGGTGTTGCCAAGGTGGTGGCCCACAAGTGTGCGCAGCATAACGACGAGCTGGGTCGTATTGCGATTGCGTCACGGAACATCTCCAAATGCCAGGCCATCATCGACAGCGTGCAGGCAAAGGGCGGCCTCAAGCAGCCCGGCGAGATCAAGGCCTATGCGCTGAACGCCCTGGACGTGGAAGCGACCAAGGCACTGATCCGCGAAACCGAATCGCAGATCGTCATCAACGTCGGTTCGGCGTTCCTCAACATGTCCGTTCTACGCGCCTGCATCGACACCGGCGTCGCTTACCTGGACACCGCCATCCACGAAGATCCGAGCAAGATCTGTGAAACCCCGCCGTGGTATGGCAACTACGAGTGGAAGCACCTGGCCGAGTGCCAGGAGAAGGGCGTGACCGCCATCCTCGGCGTCGGCTTCGACCCGGGTGTGGTCAACTCCTATGCCGCTCTGGCGCAACAACAGTACTTCGACAAGATCGAGTCGATCGACATCCTCGACGTCAACGCCGGTTCGCACGGCAAGTACTTCGCCACCAATTTCGACCCGGAAATCAATTTCCGCGAATTCACCGGTACGGTCTACAGCTGGCAGAACAGCCAGTGGACACCCAACAGCATGTTCGAGGTCAAGCGTACCGACGACCTGCCCGTGGTGGGCGTACAGAACCTGTACCTGACCGGCCATGACGAGGTGCACTCGCTGTCCAAGCACCTCGACGTACCGAACGTGCGCTTCTGGATGAGCTTCGGCGACCACTACATCAACGTCTTCACCGTGCTGAAGAACCTCGGCCTGCTCTCCGAGCAACCGGTCAAGACCGCTGAAGGTCTCGAAGTGGTGCCGCTGAAAGTGGTCAAGGCCGTGCTGCCAGACCCCGCCTCGCTGGCGCCGGGTTACACCGGCAAGACCTGCATCGGCGACCTGGTCAAGGGCACCAAGGATGGTCAGCCGCGCGAGCTGTTCATCTACAACGTGGCCGACCACGAAGAAGCCTTTGCCGAGACCGACAGCCAGGGCATCTCCTACACCGCCGGCGTACCGCCGGTCGCCGCTGCGCTGCTGGTAGCGCGTGGCGAGTGGGATGCGCAGCGCATGGTCAACGTTGAGGAACTGCCGGCCGAGCCGTTCCTCAAGCTCCTGGATGGGATGGGCCTGCCCACTCGCATCAAGGACGAGCACGGTGATCGTCCCTGGGATCAGGCACTCTGA
- a CDS encoding carboxynorspermidine decarboxylase produces the protein MIQTPYYLIDKQKLLVNLEKIAYVRENSGAKALLALKCFATWSVFDLMQQYMDGTTSSSLYELKLGRQKFAGETHAYSVAWADDEIEEMVANCDKIIFNSIGQLERFAERTEGTIRGLRVNPQVSSSDYLLADPARPFSRLGEWDPAKIEKVMGQISGFMFHNNCENGSFELFDKMLTTIEERFGHLIAQVEWVSLGGGIHFTGEGYPIDAFCARLKAFSEKYGVQVYLEPGEAAITLSASLEVTVLDTLYNGKHLAVVDSSIEAHMLDLLIYRLNAKMAPNDGEHTYMVCGKSCLAGDIFGEYQFDKPLQIGDRLSFIDAAGYTMVKKNWFNGLKMPSIVVKQLDGSVEVARQFEFDDYLSSLS, from the coding sequence ATGATCCAGACGCCGTACTACCTCATCGACAAACAGAAGCTTCTGGTCAACCTGGAGAAGATCGCCTACGTGCGTGAGAACTCCGGTGCCAAAGCGCTGCTGGCGCTGAAATGCTTCGCCACCTGGTCGGTGTTCGACCTGATGCAGCAATACATGGACGGCACCACCTCGTCGTCGCTGTATGAGCTGAAGCTGGGCCGGCAGAAGTTCGCCGGCGAAACCCACGCCTACAGCGTGGCCTGGGCCGACGACGAGATCGAAGAGATGGTCGCCAACTGCGACAAGATCATCTTCAACTCCATCGGCCAGCTCGAGCGCTTCGCCGAGCGTACCGAGGGCACCATCCGCGGCCTGCGCGTCAACCCGCAGGTGAGCAGCTCCGATTACCTGCTGGCCGACCCGGCGCGCCCGTTCAGCCGCCTCGGCGAGTGGGATCCGGCGAAGATCGAAAAGGTCATGGGGCAGATTTCCGGCTTCATGTTCCACAACAACTGCGAGAACGGCAGCTTCGAACTGTTCGACAAGATGCTCACCACCATCGAGGAGCGCTTCGGCCACCTGATCGCTCAGGTCGAGTGGGTCAGCCTCGGTGGCGGCATTCACTTCACCGGCGAGGGCTATCCGATCGATGCCTTCTGCGCGCGGTTGAAAGCCTTCTCGGAAAAGTACGGCGTGCAGGTGTATCTGGAGCCGGGCGAAGCGGCGATCACCCTCAGCGCCTCGCTGGAAGTCACCGTGCTCGACACCCTGTACAACGGCAAGCACCTGGCCGTGGTCGACAGCTCCATCGAAGCGCACATGCTCGACCTGCTGATCTACCGCCTCAACGCCAAGATGGCGCCCAACGATGGCGAACACACCTACATGGTCTGCGGCAAATCCTGCCTGGCCGGCGATATCTTCGGCGAGTACCAGTTCGACAAGCCGCTGCAGATCGGTGATCGCCTGTCGTTCATCGACGCGGCCGGTTACACCATGGTCAAGAAGAACTGGTTCAACGGTTTGAAGATGCCGTCCATCGTGGTCAAGCAGCTCGACGGCAGCGTCGAGGTAGCTCGCCAGTTCGAGTTCGACGACTACCTGTCCAGTCTGTCGTGA